The following are from one region of the Nicotiana tabacum cultivar K326 chromosome 3, ASM71507v2, whole genome shotgun sequence genome:
- the LOC107789368 gene encoding uncharacterized protein LOC107789368 isoform X1: protein MKIKDGTYKSNSASSIEYQLTTDHQKLHHRRKKTRPPVAGGRRRIKGGSVSPNRFLLSKFKEKDEAKVGVSARKLAAGLWHLAAEFTAGGGGGVKRQYGLIHPVGFQLHSWIPITRSATEGATRWYPGHLKMSREVKHSNSLVKLYKSQHTATTSVASALQVELIRAQNCIQELEAKRGRLKKKYKHLVRKLEEERISWMRREQRKMHSVIDGLKDDLRRERSNCKRLDVVNSKMLVDVADLKVSSRHYMHNYEKERKSRELLEDVCNELVKEIEEDKTEIEALKSENARLGEEVEEERKMLQLAEVWREERVQMKLIDAKLLLEEKYRLMSNLISELQSFLRSSNVTVDVTSLSEAQVVKQVVDSLNIQEINEFSSGSPISNDIYTTKEDNIIFEAKELGTNQCTDYSTPSHSSAVQIVCTESKRCATNISSECLNGFLDHGESCKDVSGRSTVTHVEDQFSSYTSGETKHSVNGIEGGRYHFTGKVNHEKNTGQSGSLHFETSEISSVLPKQSKKKGSSFRKFWRSPLSFDEFCKTISLDESGGLSNGSTSNVDVISSENVPAERPLAYQDFENHCCSGGPRNPHIARAMKGCIEWPRGIPKYGLKSKILDAKFESQKSQLCNVLKHMN from the exons ATGAAGATTAAAGATGGGACTTACAAGTCAAATTCTGCTAGTTCAATTGAGTATCAGCTGACTACTGATCATCAGAAGTTGCACCATCGCCGGAAGAAAACAAGACCTCCGGTGGCGGGAGGTCGGAGGAGGATAAAAGGTGGAAGTGTTTCACCCAATCGATTCTTGCTAAGCAAGTTTAAGGAAAAAGATGAGGCAAAGGTAGGTGTCTCTGCTAGGAAGCTCGCCGCTGGTCTGTGGCATTTGGCGGCGGAGTTCACCGCTGGGGGCGGCGGTGGTGTGAAGCGGCAGTATGGTTTGATTCATCCGGTAGGTTTTCAG CTCCATTCTTGGATACCAATCACTAGATCCGCGACGGAGGGAGCTACAAGGTGGTATCCTGGCCACTTAAAAATGTCCAGAGAAGTTAAACATTCCAACAGCCTTGTAAAGCTTTATAAAAGTCAACATACTGCTACGACCTCAGTTGCTTCTGCTTTACAAGTTGAACTAATAAGAGCGCAGAATTGCATTCAAGAGCTAGAAGCTAAGAGGGGACGCCTAAAAAAGAAATACAAACACTTAGTGAGGAAGCTGGAAGAAGAAAGAATCTCATGGATGAGAAGAGAACAGCGGAAGATGCATTCTGTAATTGATGGCTTAAAAGATGATTTAAGAAGAGAAAGAAGTAATTGTAAACGACTGGATGTTGTTAATTCCAAAATGCTGGTTGATGTAGCTGATTTAAAGGTATCGTCCAGACACTATATGCACAATtatgagaaagaaagaaaatccagagAATTACTGGAGGATGTGTGCAACGAGCTAGTCAAGGAGATTGAAGAAGACAAAACTGAAATTGAAGCTTTGAAGAGCGAAAATGCCAGGCTTGGCGAGGAAgtggaagaagaaagaaaaatgctGCAATTGGCTGAGGTTTGGCGTGAAGAACGGGTTCAAATGAAGCTGATTGATGCGAAACTACTTTTAGAAGAAAAATATCGCCTGATGAGTAATCTTATATCAGAACTTCAGAGCTTTTTGAGATCTAGCAATGTAACTGTGGATGTGACTAGCTTAAGTGAAGCGCAGGTGGTCAAGCAGGTTGTTGACTCATTGAACATCCAAGAAATAAATGAGTTCTCTTCTGGCTCTCCAATATCAAATGACATATATACAACTAAAGAGGATAATATTATCTTTGAAGCTAAAGAATTGGGAACTAATCAGTGCACTGATTATAGCACTCCTAGCCATTCCTCTGCAGTCCAAATTGTTTGTACCGAGAGTAAAAGATGTGCTACAAACATCAGCAGTGAGTGTTTGAATGGCTTTCTTGATCATGGTGAGAGTTGCAAAGATGTAAGTGGGAGGAGTACAGTGACCCACGTCGAAGATCAGTTTTCAAGTTACACTTCTGGTGAAACTAAGCATTCCGTCAATGGTATTGAAGGGGGCAGATATCATTTTACTGGCAAAGTGAATCATGAGAAAAACACCGGTCAATCGGGTTCTCTGCATTTTGAGACCAGTGAAATCTCCTCGGTACTTCCAAAGCAATCAAAGAAGAAAGGATCCTCTTTTCGCAAGTTTTGGAGATCCCCATTGTCATTTGATGAATTCTGCAAGACAATCTCACTCGATGAGAGTGGAGGACTTTCAAATGGATCAACATCTAATGTGGATGTTATTTCTTCAGAGAATGTACCAGCTGAAAGGCCACTAGCATACCAAGATTTTGAAAATCATTGCTGCTCAGGAGGCCCAAGAAATCCACACATCGCTCGAGCTATGAAAGGTTGTATTGAATGGCCTCGGGGAATCCCAAAGTATGGTTTGAAGTCCAAGATTTTGGATGCAAAATTTGAAAGCCAAAAATCGCAATTGTGCAATGTACTTAAACACATGAATTAG
- the LOC107789368 gene encoding uncharacterized protein LOC107789368 isoform X2, whose product MKIKDGTYKSNSASSIEYQLTTDHQKLHHRRKKTRPPVAGGRRRIKGGSVSPNRFLLSKFKEKDEAKVGVSARKLAAGLWHLAAEFTAGGGGGVKRQYGLIHPLHSWIPITRSATEGATRWYPGHLKMSREVKHSNSLVKLYKSQHTATTSVASALQVELIRAQNCIQELEAKRGRLKKKYKHLVRKLEEERISWMRREQRKMHSVIDGLKDDLRRERSNCKRLDVVNSKMLVDVADLKVSSRHYMHNYEKERKSRELLEDVCNELVKEIEEDKTEIEALKSENARLGEEVEEERKMLQLAEVWREERVQMKLIDAKLLLEEKYRLMSNLISELQSFLRSSNVTVDVTSLSEAQVVKQVVDSLNIQEINEFSSGSPISNDIYTTKEDNIIFEAKELGTNQCTDYSTPSHSSAVQIVCTESKRCATNISSECLNGFLDHGESCKDVSGRSTVTHVEDQFSSYTSGETKHSVNGIEGGRYHFTGKVNHEKNTGQSGSLHFETSEISSVLPKQSKKKGSSFRKFWRSPLSFDEFCKTISLDESGGLSNGSTSNVDVISSENVPAERPLAYQDFENHCCSGGPRNPHIARAMKGCIEWPRGIPKYGLKSKILDAKFESQKSQLCNVLKHMN is encoded by the exons ATGAAGATTAAAGATGGGACTTACAAGTCAAATTCTGCTAGTTCAATTGAGTATCAGCTGACTACTGATCATCAGAAGTTGCACCATCGCCGGAAGAAAACAAGACCTCCGGTGGCGGGAGGTCGGAGGAGGATAAAAGGTGGAAGTGTTTCACCCAATCGATTCTTGCTAAGCAAGTTTAAGGAAAAAGATGAGGCAAAGGTAGGTGTCTCTGCTAGGAAGCTCGCCGCTGGTCTGTGGCATTTGGCGGCGGAGTTCACCGCTGGGGGCGGCGGTGGTGTGAAGCGGCAGTATGGTTTGATTCATCCG CTCCATTCTTGGATACCAATCACTAGATCCGCGACGGAGGGAGCTACAAGGTGGTATCCTGGCCACTTAAAAATGTCCAGAGAAGTTAAACATTCCAACAGCCTTGTAAAGCTTTATAAAAGTCAACATACTGCTACGACCTCAGTTGCTTCTGCTTTACAAGTTGAACTAATAAGAGCGCAGAATTGCATTCAAGAGCTAGAAGCTAAGAGGGGACGCCTAAAAAAGAAATACAAACACTTAGTGAGGAAGCTGGAAGAAGAAAGAATCTCATGGATGAGAAGAGAACAGCGGAAGATGCATTCTGTAATTGATGGCTTAAAAGATGATTTAAGAAGAGAAAGAAGTAATTGTAAACGACTGGATGTTGTTAATTCCAAAATGCTGGTTGATGTAGCTGATTTAAAGGTATCGTCCAGACACTATATGCACAATtatgagaaagaaagaaaatccagagAATTACTGGAGGATGTGTGCAACGAGCTAGTCAAGGAGATTGAAGAAGACAAAACTGAAATTGAAGCTTTGAAGAGCGAAAATGCCAGGCTTGGCGAGGAAgtggaagaagaaagaaaaatgctGCAATTGGCTGAGGTTTGGCGTGAAGAACGGGTTCAAATGAAGCTGATTGATGCGAAACTACTTTTAGAAGAAAAATATCGCCTGATGAGTAATCTTATATCAGAACTTCAGAGCTTTTTGAGATCTAGCAATGTAACTGTGGATGTGACTAGCTTAAGTGAAGCGCAGGTGGTCAAGCAGGTTGTTGACTCATTGAACATCCAAGAAATAAATGAGTTCTCTTCTGGCTCTCCAATATCAAATGACATATATACAACTAAAGAGGATAATATTATCTTTGAAGCTAAAGAATTGGGAACTAATCAGTGCACTGATTATAGCACTCCTAGCCATTCCTCTGCAGTCCAAATTGTTTGTACCGAGAGTAAAAGATGTGCTACAAACATCAGCAGTGAGTGTTTGAATGGCTTTCTTGATCATGGTGAGAGTTGCAAAGATGTAAGTGGGAGGAGTACAGTGACCCACGTCGAAGATCAGTTTTCAAGTTACACTTCTGGTGAAACTAAGCATTCCGTCAATGGTATTGAAGGGGGCAGATATCATTTTACTGGCAAAGTGAATCATGAGAAAAACACCGGTCAATCGGGTTCTCTGCATTTTGAGACCAGTGAAATCTCCTCGGTACTTCCAAAGCAATCAAAGAAGAAAGGATCCTCTTTTCGCAAGTTTTGGAGATCCCCATTGTCATTTGATGAATTCTGCAAGACAATCTCACTCGATGAGAGTGGAGGACTTTCAAATGGATCAACATCTAATGTGGATGTTATTTCTTCAGAGAATGTACCAGCTGAAAGGCCACTAGCATACCAAGATTTTGAAAATCATTGCTGCTCAGGAGGCCCAAGAAATCCACACATCGCTCGAGCTATGAAAGGTTGTATTGAATGGCCTCGGGGAATCCCAAAGTATGGTTTGAAGTCCAAGATTTTGGATGCAAAATTTGAAAGCCAAAAATCGCAATTGTGCAATGTACTTAAACACATGAATTAG